A section of the Deinococcota bacterium genome encodes:
- a CDS encoding CBS domain-containing protein — protein MATVQQLLLTKEPSLWSIAPDALVYDAIRLMAEKEIGALLVLEGGKLVGVMSERDYARKVILKGKSSRETRVRDIMTPEPKCVTPDDTVERCMNIMTDERIRHLPVTQDGRLVGIISIGDVVKAIITQQEFFIEQLRQYIAGG, from the coding sequence GTGGCAACCGTCCAACAGCTCCTGCTGACGAAGGAACCCTCGCTCTGGTCGATTGCGCCCGACGCGCTCGTCTACGACGCCATCCGGCTGATGGCCGAAAAGGAAATCGGCGCGCTGCTGGTGCTCGAGGGCGGCAAGCTCGTCGGCGTCATGAGCGAGCGGGACTACGCGCGCAAGGTCATCTTGAAGGGCAAGTCGTCGCGCGAGACAAGGGTCCGCGACATCATGACCCCGGAGCCCAAATGCGTCACGCCCGACGACACCGTCGAGCGCTGCATGAATATCATGACCGACGAGCGCATCCGCCACCTGCCGGTGACGCAAGACGGCCGGCTGGTGGGCATCATCTCGATCGGCGACGTGGTCAAGGCCATCATCACCCAGCAGGAGTTCTTTATCGAGCAGTTGCGGCAGTACATCGCCGGTGGCTGA